One Bifidobacterium crudilactis genomic region harbors:
- a CDS encoding sensor histidine kinase: MADFTHILATRPDFNNEDREWLHHLVADWQVIADLSFADLLLVLQTGDGHYVVAEQCRPSTVMSLRSEDVVGTRITPSLTAELDAAMESESIYRSNTLRTRGRAVVCDVYAPVKHQGKTLGLVVRETNMATRESNGRYESESIDAGKELFEMIPRGQFPYIDSVLNQRHNARVSDGFIILSAEGIVRYASPNAISCFRRLGSIDTMQGRYLSEIGTSLIRENDPVPESLPLVLSGKAAIDSELDASRSAVSIRSLPLINDSGRIGAVILCRDVTELHRREQELKTKDATISEIHHRVKNNLQAVSALLRLQARRTKLPEVRKELEEAQRRVQTIAVVHEGLSQTADEVVDFDKVISSLLKMSVDLATTQEQHIRISFMGKFGMMPAQDATPLSLVLTELVTNAVEHGFEGRDEGNITISVGRGGNNLSVVVEDDGNGYSSESAGGLARSSGSGLGTQIINTFVTNDFGGSVRWEPRREGGTRVVLNMKLRAAQESAV, encoded by the coding sequence ATGGCCGATTTCACTCACATCCTTGCCACCCGCCCTGATTTCAATAACGAAGATCGCGAGTGGCTGCATCATCTGGTTGCCGACTGGCAGGTCATCGCCGATCTGAGCTTTGCCGACCTGCTGCTGGTCCTGCAGACGGGAGACGGGCATTATGTCGTTGCCGAACAGTGCAGACCTTCGACCGTGATGTCACTACGCTCGGAGGATGTCGTCGGTACGAGAATCACGCCTTCTCTTACCGCGGAGCTCGATGCGGCCATGGAATCAGAATCCATCTACCGTTCGAACACGCTGCGCACTCGAGGCAGGGCCGTGGTCTGTGATGTCTATGCTCCTGTCAAGCATCAGGGCAAGACCCTGGGACTTGTGGTGCGCGAGACCAATATGGCCACACGGGAGTCGAATGGTCGATACGAATCGGAAAGCATCGACGCGGGCAAGGAATTATTCGAAATGATACCCCGTGGGCAGTTCCCGTACATCGATTCGGTGCTGAACCAAAGGCATAACGCCAGGGTGTCGGATGGATTCATCATTCTCAGCGCCGAAGGCATCGTGAGGTATGCCTCGCCAAACGCCATCAGCTGCTTCAGAAGACTGGGGTCAATCGACACCATGCAAGGCCGGTATCTCAGCGAGATAGGCACCTCGCTGATTCGTGAGAACGACCCGGTTCCCGAATCCCTGCCACTGGTGCTGAGCGGCAAGGCCGCAATCGATTCCGAACTTGACGCGAGCCGTTCGGCCGTATCCATACGCTCACTGCCGCTGATCAACGATTCAGGACGCATCGGAGCGGTTATTCTCTGCAGGGATGTGACCGAGCTGCATAGACGTGAGCAGGAGTTGAAGACCAAGGACGCCACGATTTCCGAGATTCATCATCGGGTCAAGAACAATCTGCAGGCCGTTTCCGCATTACTGAGACTTCAGGCAAGACGCACCAAGCTGCCGGAGGTGCGCAAGGAGCTGGAAGAGGCTCAACGCAGGGTGCAGACCATAGCCGTGGTCCATGAGGGTCTGAGCCAGACCGCCGATGAGGTCGTTGACTTCGACAAGGTCATTTCGAGTCTGCTGAAGATGAGCGTGGACCTGGCGACCACGCAGGAACAGCATATCCGCATCTCCTTCATGGGCAAGTTCGGTATGATGCCTGCACAGGATGCCACACCGTTGTCACTGGTGCTTACGGAGCTGGTGACCAATGCCGTGGAGCACGGCTTCGAAGGTAGGGACGAGGGCAACATCACCATATCCGTAGGCCGTGGAGGAAACAATCTCAGCGTGGTCGTCGAGGATGACGGGAATGGATACAGTTCGGAGTCGGCGGGTGGCCTGGCTCGCAGCAGTGGTTCGGGCCTGGGTACGCAGATCATCAACACCTTCGTCACCAACGATTTCGGAGGCTCGGTGCGATGGGAGCCAAGGCGTGAAGGCGGCACCAGGGTGGTGCTGAACATGAAACTGCGCGCAGCGCAGGAGTCTGCGGTGTAG
- the trhA gene encoding PAQR family membrane homeostasis protein TrhA: protein MSSQTSTNSGIQKSAHTHDAVALQRATTIRERARIRAQRIIDKADAKASSLEETAGSDTTSEGTPSDPPRQTRVRLDVHGRPKPLLRGWIHAVTTPLALASGIVLICLSPTTSLKWACAVFMACSLILFGNSALYHLGDWSPKTTDLLRRIDHVNIFLLIAGTYTPAAFALSLAWQRVIIIGLWSCTAVAMLVHVIWISAPRWLYTVVYIIFGVSGVGFLGLFWQSPSAGPAVVWLIVAGGICYIAGAVVYALRWPNPWPRVFGFHEIFHCGTVAGYACHVVAIFLVVCNIR, encoded by the coding sequence ATGTCATCCCAGACGTCCACGAACTCCGGCATCCAGAAGTCCGCACACACCCACGATGCGGTGGCGCTGCAGCGCGCAACAACCATTCGCGAACGGGCGAGAATCAGAGCACAGCGCATCATCGACAAGGCCGACGCCAAAGCGTCCAGTCTCGAAGAGACCGCAGGCAGCGACACCACCTCTGAAGGGACGCCTTCAGACCCACCACGTCAGACACGAGTACGCCTTGACGTCCATGGCCGCCCGAAGCCCTTGCTTCGCGGATGGATTCACGCGGTAACCACCCCACTGGCACTCGCCTCCGGCATCGTGCTCATCTGCCTGAGCCCCACCACCTCGCTCAAGTGGGCGTGCGCCGTGTTCATGGCCTGCTCGCTCATTCTGTTCGGCAATTCGGCTTTATACCATCTGGGCGATTGGTCGCCGAAAACAACCGACCTGCTCAGACGAATCGACCATGTCAACATCTTCCTGCTTATCGCAGGCACGTATACTCCCGCCGCATTCGCACTCTCGCTCGCTTGGCAACGGGTCATCATCATCGGACTGTGGTCCTGCACCGCGGTCGCCATGCTGGTCCATGTCATATGGATCAGCGCACCACGATGGCTGTACACCGTGGTCTACATCATCTTCGGCGTTTCCGGAGTAGGCTTCCTGGGATTGTTCTGGCAATCCCCCAGCGCCGGACCTGCAGTTGTCTGGCTTATCGTCGCAGGCGGCATCTGCTATATCGCAGGAGCAGTCGTATACGCCCTACGCTGGCCGAATCCATGGCCCAGGGTATTCGGATTCCATGAGATATTCCACTGCGGCACGGTTGCCGGGTACGCCTGCCACGTGGTGGCGATATTCCTCGTGGTGTGCAACATTCGGTAA
- a CDS encoding GreA/GreB family elongation factor, translated as MAEEKTILLTQDAYDKLKQELARREGEIRQEITERIAAARAEGDLSENGGYQAAREEQSKNEGRINELIVKLRNTKILKAPEAGTVGNGSVVDLELAGNKMTYVLGSRDIAVATHYDVISPESPIGAAINGGKSGDEVSYKAPNGKEISVRILDAKPLE; from the coding sequence ATGGCAGAGGAAAAGACCATTCTGCTGACGCAGGATGCATACGACAAGCTCAAGCAGGAACTTGCCCGTCGCGAGGGTGAGATTCGTCAGGAGATCACCGAGCGCATCGCAGCTGCCAGAGCCGAGGGAGATCTGAGCGAGAACGGTGGCTATCAGGCTGCACGTGAGGAGCAGAGCAAGAACGAGGGACGTATCAACGAGCTCATCGTGAAGCTGCGCAACACGAAGATTCTCAAGGCTCCGGAGGCTGGAACCGTGGGTAACGGCTCGGTCGTCGACCTTGAGCTTGCAGGGAATAAAATGACCTATGTGCTTGGTTCGCGGGATATCGCCGTTGCCACGCATTACGATGTCATCAGCCCCGAATCGCCCATCGGAGCGGCCATCAATGGCGGCAAGTCAGGGGATGAGGTTTCCTACAAGGCTCCGAACGGCAAGGAGATATCCGTCCGCATCCTTGATGCAAAACCATTGGAGTGA
- a CDS encoding FKBP-type peptidyl-prolyl cis-trans isomerase, whose translation MADQSMPTVNAEFGAQPTIEFDGEAPSGLKVVELVEGNGPVVRKGDTVTVNYHGVTWGSQEVFDSSFQRHQPASFGIGVGQVIKGWDQTVPGHNVGSRLVVSIPPEYGYGSQGVPQAGIGGDDTLVFVIDIISTR comes from the coding sequence ATGGCAGATCAGAGCATGCCGACAGTAAATGCCGAGTTCGGTGCACAGCCGACCATCGAGTTTGACGGAGAGGCTCCGAGCGGACTCAAGGTCGTGGAGCTCGTCGAAGGCAATGGTCCCGTGGTGCGCAAGGGAGACACGGTGACGGTGAACTATCACGGCGTCACCTGGGGTTCGCAGGAGGTCTTCGATTCGAGCTTCCAGAGGCATCAACCGGCAAGCTTCGGCATCGGCGTGGGACAGGTCATCAAAGGTTGGGATCAGACGGTACCGGGCCATAATGTCGGCTCTCGTCTGGTGGTATCCATTCCACCGGAGTACGGCTACGGCTCCCAGGGTGTCCCGCAAGCAGGCATCGGCGGCGACGATACTCTGGTCTTCGTGATCGACATCATTTCGACGCGCTGA
- a CDS encoding virulence RhuM family protein has protein sequence MSSEPTGEIILYHQDDGTTEITVRLEDETVWLSQQQIAELFGTTRENITMHLRNIFNEGELDEEATSKDFLQVRNEGSRRVNRHVMLYNLDAILSVGYRVKSATATRFRIWATDRLRDYLVKGYAVNQQRLDQIGQVVRILGRATDELVSGSVDILAMYLPGLELLRDNWVRSHIGTNQNAVPGHNTVLQA, from the coding sequence ATGAGCAGCGAACCAACAGGTGAAATCATTCTGTATCACCAGGATGATGGAACGACAGAGATTACAGTACGCCTCGAAGATGAGACTGTTTGGCTGAGCCAACAACAAATCGCGGAGTTGTTCGGAACAACTCGTGAAAATATCACCATGCATCTTCGCAATATCTTCAACGAGGGCGAACTCGATGAAGAGGCAACCAGTAAGGATTTCTTACAAGTTCGCAATGAGGGAAGCAGACGAGTCAACAGACATGTCATGCTCTATAACCTTGATGCCATTTTATCCGTGGGATACCGTGTGAAGTCTGCGACTGCCACTCGTTTTCGCATCTGGGCAACCGATCGGCTGCGCGATTATCTCGTCAAAGGCTATGCAGTCAATCAGCAACGCTTGGATCAGATTGGTCAGGTGGTACGGATTCTGGGTCGTGCCACGGATGAGTTGGTGTCCGGCTCGGTGGACATTCTCGCCATGTATTTGCCCGGACTGGAGCTATTGCGTGATAACTGGGTCAGGAGTCATATCGGCACTAACCAAAACGCAGTACCGGGTCACAATACAGTTCTCCAAGCATGA
- a CDS encoding phosphoribosylformylglycinamidine cyclo-ligase codes for MDEHVPEVSEVLRFMVEQQKMGMKEACDTLNMGIGYVAIVKPHDVDQVFETARVAGFEAFDAGVVERGEQEVIVPELGISYHHDE; via the coding sequence GTGGATGAGCATGTGCCCGAAGTGTCGGAGGTCCTGCGCTTCATGGTTGAGCAGCAGAAAATGGGCATGAAGGAAGCCTGCGACACCTTGAATATGGGTATCGGATATGTCGCCATCGTCAAACCTCACGATGTCGACCAGGTCTTTGAGACTGCTCGTGTGGCGGGATTCGAAGCATTCGATGCAGGTGTTGTCGAGCGTGGAGAACAAGAGGTCATCGTCCCCGAACTCGGTATCTCATACCACCATGATGAGTAG
- a CDS encoding Ppx/GppA phosphatase family protein: MSSVTVAGIDCGTNSIRLMVAEVDEQGLHPVVPRMLRVIRLGQDVDKTHRFSADALDRAYEAAQEFAEVLGRHRVDALRFVATSATRDAANREEFEDRIESILGVRPEVIPGSQEAELSFLGATSMLSSTHDPKPPYLVVDLGGGSTELVIGGDGVTSSENKVRDAFSMNIGSVRMTERHLLDDPPSEAQIEAAKQDINTHIDEAFTHVDAASTGTIIGVSGTVTTMSALAMGLDSYDRARVDGARIAFDRVMDVDNRVLRMSRAERGELHAIHPGRIDVVGGGALVWNEVLRRVSEAAAAKGTIMDSYIASEHGLLDGIVLDCGRRLLEGDADVA; the protein is encoded by the coding sequence ATGAGTTCAGTGACTGTGGCGGGAATCGATTGCGGAACCAATTCGATTCGTCTTATGGTGGCCGAAGTCGACGAGCAGGGGTTGCATCCGGTCGTACCAAGAATGCTCAGGGTCATTCGATTGGGGCAGGATGTTGACAAGACGCACCGTTTTTCCGCCGATGCATTGGACAGAGCATATGAGGCGGCTCAGGAATTCGCGGAGGTCCTGGGACGGCACCGCGTCGATGCACTGCGCTTTGTAGCCACCTCGGCCACCCGCGATGCTGCCAATCGCGAGGAATTCGAGGACCGTATCGAAAGCATTCTGGGAGTGCGTCCTGAGGTCATTCCCGGTTCTCAGGAGGCCGAGTTGAGTTTTCTGGGAGCCACAAGCATGCTGTCGTCCACACATGACCCCAAACCTCCGTATCTGGTGGTTGACCTTGGCGGGGGGTCGACGGAACTCGTTATCGGGGGAGACGGAGTCACATCGTCCGAGAACAAGGTTCGAGACGCTTTCTCGATGAATATCGGATCGGTGAGAATGACCGAACGCCATTTGCTCGACGATCCTCCGAGCGAAGCGCAGATAGAAGCCGCGAAACAGGACATCAACACGCATATCGACGAGGCTTTTACCCATGTCGATGCCGCATCGACAGGAACCATCATCGGGGTGTCTGGTACGGTGACCACGATGAGCGCGTTGGCGATGGGTCTGGACAGCTATGACCGTGCTCGCGTGGATGGAGCGCGCATCGCTTTCGACCGGGTCATGGATGTCGACAATCGGGTATTGCGGATGAGCCGGGCGGAACGCGGCGAGCTGCACGCAATCCATCCGGGAAGAATCGATGTGGTCGGTGGTGGAGCTCTGGTCTGGAATGAGGTGCTACGTCGCGTCAGCGAGGCCGCGGCTGCCAAGGGCACGATTATGGACTCGTATATAGCCAGTGAGCACGGCCTGCTGGACGGAATCGTGCTCGATTGCGGTCGTCGTCTGCTCGAAGGCGATGCGGACGTGGCATAA
- a CDS encoding DUF501 domain-containing protein yields MKVEELVDSALENPATPEDVDTVTRQLGRYPRGMVAVGARCVCGNPLAVITRPLLEGSVPFPTTCYLTSPEAVKAVSHVEAEGDMRGYNDMLADDAEIAQEYVKAHGAYLAFRHALALRLGDDESHIQGTSAGGMPVRVKCLHALVAQSLVMGEGVNPIGDRVLSQIEDEFSPTVCRCGL; encoded by the coding sequence ATGAAGGTCGAGGAGCTTGTGGATTCGGCGTTGGAGAATCCGGCAACACCCGAAGATGTGGATACTGTGACACGGCAGTTGGGCAGATACCCCCGAGGAATGGTTGCTGTCGGCGCACGCTGCGTCTGCGGCAACCCACTTGCCGTGATTACCAGACCCCTGTTGGAGGGTTCTGTGCCCTTTCCTACCACGTGCTACCTCACCAGTCCGGAGGCGGTCAAGGCGGTATCTCACGTGGAAGCCGAAGGGGATATGCGTGGATACAACGATATGCTCGCCGACGATGCCGAGATTGCTCAGGAATATGTCAAAGCGCATGGGGCGTATCTGGCTTTCAGACATGCCTTGGCTTTGCGGCTGGGCGATGACGAAAGCCATATTCAGGGAACCAGTGCCGGAGGTATGCCGGTCAGAGTGAAGTGTCTCCACGCCCTGGTTGCGCAGAGCCTGGTGATGGGCGAGGGAGTCAACCCGATTGGGGACCGGGTACTGTCCCAAATCGAGGACGAGTTTTCACCCACGGTGTGCCGTTGCGGGCTCTAG
- a CDS encoding FtsB family cell division protein, with protein MASSTAAGNRNEHTPDARPPRSSKERGTAGPISFFIAMIIVILASIELVSTFHTYAINLSQLNSLRKQEASLIAQKQELENNINRWNDDAYVTAQARDRLGFVFAGEQAIRVLHPEAVTGTAAANNSGNSGKDSKEDKPWYQEMASAFEKADKGSGTKNSAKNDKSTADSDGNDGQQ; from the coding sequence ATGGCATCTTCAACGGCAGCAGGGAATCGCAACGAGCATACTCCGGATGCGCGGCCTCCGCGCTCGTCGAAGGAGAGGGGAACTGCCGGGCCGATTTCCTTCTTCATCGCCATGATCATCGTGATTCTCGCTTCTATCGAATTGGTATCGACCTTCCACACCTATGCCATTAATCTTTCCCAACTCAACAGTCTGCGCAAGCAGGAGGCTTCCCTGATCGCACAGAAGCAGGAATTGGAAAACAACATCAACCGTTGGAACGACGACGCCTACGTCACGGCCCAGGCTAGAGACCGTTTGGGATTCGTGTTCGCGGGGGAGCAGGCCATCAGGGTGCTGCACCCCGAAGCGGTCACAGGTACCGCAGCTGCTAACAACAGCGGCAATTCCGGCAAGGATAGCAAAGAAGACAAGCCCTGGTATCAGGAGATGGCATCGGCGTTTGAAAAAGCCGATAAGGGCAGCGGCACGAAGAACTCTGCGAAAAACGATAAGAGCACCGCGGACAGTGACGGAAACGACGGCCAACAGTAG
- the eno gene encoding phosphopyruvate hydratase, with product MAAIESVYAREILDSRGNPTVEVVLETEDGAQGLGLVPSGASTGEAEAWERRDGDKSRYQGKGVLDAVKAVNEIIAPAVIGLDATDQRALDETMIELDGTANKGKLGANAILGVSLAAIYASAESADLPLYRYLGGTNGHILPVPNMNIMNGGAHADSNVDIQEFMVSPYGFDSYKEALRAGVEVYHTLKGVVKERGLSTGLGDEGGFAPNLDSNAEALDLIVESIEKAGYKPGEQIGLSLDVASSEFYDKETGKYLFEGELRDDDWLLEYYKGLVEKYPLVSIEDPFQEEDWTAWQKITAELGDRLQFVGDDLLVTNPKRLQKGIDLKAANSLLVKLNQIGTVTETLDAIELATANGFTSMVSHRSGETPDTTISDLAVAKNTGQIKTGAPARGERIAKYNRLLEIEEELGSVAQYAGYNAFKACKKYIK from the coding sequence GTGGCAGCAATTGAAAGCGTTTATGCACGCGAAATTCTTGACTCCCGTGGCAACCCGACCGTAGAGGTAGTTCTTGAGACGGAGGACGGGGCACAAGGCCTCGGACTCGTTCCCTCAGGTGCTTCAACCGGTGAGGCCGAAGCTTGGGAGCGTCGTGACGGCGACAAGTCACGCTATCAGGGCAAGGGCGTCCTTGATGCGGTCAAGGCCGTGAACGAGATCATCGCACCGGCCGTCATCGGTCTGGATGCCACCGACCAGCGTGCGCTTGACGAGACGATGATCGAGCTCGACGGCACCGCGAACAAGGGCAAGCTGGGAGCAAACGCCATCCTCGGTGTTTCCCTCGCAGCCATCTATGCGTCCGCAGAGTCCGCCGATCTCCCTCTCTACCGTTACCTCGGCGGCACCAACGGACACATCCTGCCCGTGCCGAACATGAACATCATGAACGGTGGAGCACATGCCGATTCCAACGTCGACATCCAGGAGTTCATGGTGTCCCCGTACGGTTTCGACAGCTACAAGGAAGCCCTTCGCGCAGGCGTCGAGGTCTACCACACCCTCAAGGGAGTGGTGAAGGAACGCGGCCTGAGCACCGGACTCGGTGACGAGGGCGGCTTCGCGCCGAACCTGGATTCCAACGCCGAGGCACTTGACCTCATCGTCGAATCCATCGAGAAGGCCGGCTACAAGCCAGGCGAGCAGATTGGCCTGTCCCTGGATGTCGCTTCCTCCGAGTTCTACGACAAGGAGACCGGCAAGTACCTCTTCGAGGGCGAGCTGCGCGACGACGATTGGCTGCTGGAATACTACAAGGGTCTTGTCGAGAAGTACCCGCTGGTCTCCATCGAGGATCCTTTCCAGGAAGAGGACTGGACCGCATGGCAGAAGATCACCGCAGAACTCGGTGACCGCCTGCAATTCGTCGGTGATGATCTGCTCGTCACCAACCCGAAGCGCCTGCAGAAGGGCATCGACCTCAAGGCCGCCAACTCCCTGCTGGTCAAGCTCAACCAGATCGGCACCGTGACCGAGACCCTCGACGCCATCGAGCTGGCAACCGCCAATGGCTTCACCTCCATGGTCTCCCACCGTTCCGGTGAGACCCCGGACACCACGATCTCCGATCTCGCCGTCGCCAAGAACACCGGCCAGATCAAGACCGGCGCTCCTGCACGTGGTGAGCGCATCGCCAAGTACAACCGTCTGCTGGAGATCGAGGAAGAGCTCGGTTCCGTCGCACAGTACGCTGGCTACAATGCGTTCAAGGCCTGCAAGAAGTACATCAAGTAG